In the genome of Bacteroidia bacterium, one region contains:
- a CDS encoding succinylglutamate desuccinylase/aspartoacylase family protein has protein sequence MPAVIIINKQAIAPGENKEVTLNIYRLPTRTVMEIPVHVFRSSEEGPCVLISAGLHGDEINGIEIIRTLLREGHFTRLKKGSVLAMPIINIISFLSGSRELPDGKDLNRCFPGSVSGSLGSRIAYDLMQQVIPQIDLGIDFHTGGAKINNFPQVRCTFDEEKNLEYGKLFGAPFVINSALREKSLRAEAARLGKPILVYEAGESMRFNSLAIGEGVSGCLRLLHGLGMLDAETAPNNTRILMESRWIRAGMSGLFRTRKKYGAPVKKNEVVGWISDPFGETELELLAPSNGYIVGINNQPVVNEGDALIHIGVE, from the coding sequence ATGCCGGCCGTAATTATTATCAATAAGCAGGCGATCGCACCCGGTGAAAACAAAGAGGTTACTCTGAATATTTACCGTCTTCCCACACGCACAGTGATGGAAATTCCGGTACACGTATTCAGGTCAAGTGAAGAGGGCCCCTGTGTGCTGATCTCCGCGGGTTTGCATGGCGATGAGATCAACGGCATTGAGATTATACGTACTCTTCTCCGTGAGGGGCATTTTACCAGGCTGAAAAAAGGCAGCGTGCTTGCCATGCCCATCATCAATATTATATCTTTTCTAAGTGGTTCACGGGAATTGCCGGACGGAAAAGATCTGAATCGCTGCTTTCCCGGCTCGGTTAGCGGATCACTTGGCAGCCGGATCGCGTATGATCTCATGCAACAGGTTATTCCGCAGATTGATCTCGGAATTGACTTTCATACAGGCGGCGCCAAGATCAATAACTTTCCGCAGGTACGGTGTACGTTCGATGAAGAGAAGAATCTGGAATACGGAAAATTATTCGGAGCACCTTTCGTAATCAATTCGGCCCTCCGTGAAAAATCGCTGCGGGCGGAAGCTGCGCGGCTGGGGAAACCTATCCTGGTTTACGAGGCAGGAGAATCCATGCGTTTCAATTCGCTGGCTATCGGCGAAGGGGTGAGCGGATGTCTGCGGCTGCTTCATGGGTTGGGAATGTTGGATGCTGAAACTGCACCAAACAACACCCGGATCCTTATGGAATCCCGATGGATTCGTGCGGGAATGTCAGGGCTTTTTCGTACCCGTAAAAAATATGGAGCTCCGGTAAAAAAAAATGAAGTGGTAGGGTGGATCTCCGATCCCTTCGGCGAAACTGAACTCGAACTGCTCGCTCCTTCCAACGGTTACATCGTGGGTATCAATAACCAACCGGTGGTGAATGAAGGAGATGCCCTTATCCATATCGGAGTAGAGTAA
- a CDS encoding phosphoglycerate kinase, whose protein sequence is MITVDHFNFGGKKALIRVDFNVPLNEKFEVTDDTRIRAAVPTIRKILADGGSAILMSHLGRPKNGPEEKYSLKHIVNAAARLLGANVTFVADCTGEVARKAAGAMKAGEVLLLENLRFHKEEEKGDETFARELSALGDIYVNDAFGTAHRAHASTAVIAKFFPGRKCFGYVMNGEISSIAHVLNGNAKPFTAVMGGAKVSDKILILEQLMTKADHIIIGGGMAFTFAKAMGGNIGKSLVEDDRLDTAREILNRAKEKGVHIHLPVDAVCADKFSNDAAVKTFPVLNIPEGWMGLDIGPESILQFASAIAASKTILWNGPMGVFEMSAFESGTRSMADAIVKATAGGAYSLIGGGDSVAAVNKYGLGKQVSYVSTGGGALLEYIESGSLPGIDAVTAE, encoded by the coding sequence ATGATTACCGTTGACCATTTTAACTTCGGCGGGAAGAAAGCACTGATCCGCGTGGATTTCAATGTACCCCTGAATGAAAAGTTCGAAGTAACCGACGACACCCGTATTCGCGCTGCTGTTCCCACGATCCGTAAGATTCTGGCTGACGGGGGAAGTGCCATCCTTATGTCGCACCTGGGCCGGCCCAAAAACGGGCCGGAGGAGAAATATTCTCTTAAACATATTGTGAATGCTGCTGCTCGTTTGCTGGGTGCGAATGTAACCTTTGTGGCTGATTGCACAGGTGAAGTGGCAAGGAAAGCGGCCGGCGCAATGAAGGCAGGAGAGGTGCTGTTGCTTGAGAACCTACGTTTTCATAAGGAGGAGGAAAAGGGCGACGAAACCTTCGCACGGGAACTCTCAGCGTTGGGAGATATTTACGTGAACGATGCCTTCGGTACGGCGCACCGGGCGCATGCCAGTACCGCAGTGATTGCGAAGTTTTTCCCCGGTCGCAAATGTTTCGGCTACGTCATGAACGGGGAGATCAGTTCTATCGCACATGTGTTGAATGGAAACGCAAAGCCCTTCACTGCTGTTATGGGAGGGGCAAAAGTATCGGATAAAATCCTGATCCTTGAGCAACTCATGACCAAGGCGGATCACATTATCATCGGCGGCGGAATGGCATTCACCTTTGCAAAAGCCATGGGAGGCAATATAGGAAAATCGCTTGTGGAGGACGATCGCCTTGATACGGCAAGGGAGATCCTGAACCGGGCCAAAGAAAAAGGTGTTCACATTCACCTGCCTGTGGATGCTGTGTGTGCCGACAAATTCTCGAACGACGCAGCAGTGAAAACGTTTCCGGTACTGAATATCCCAGAAGGATGGATGGGGCTGGATATAGGTCCTGAGAGTATCCTTCAGTTTGCATCGGCAATTGCTGCATCTAAAACTATTTTATGGAACGGACCGATGGGCGTTTTTGAAATGAGTGCATTTGAAAGCGGAACGAGAAGCATGGCGGACGCAATTGTAAAAGCTACCGCCGGAGGAGCCTACTCACTTATCGGCGGCGGAGATTCCGTGGCGGCCGTTAATAAATACGGGTTGGGGAAGCAAGTGAGCTATGTTTCCACAGGCGGGGGGGCACTATTGGAATATATTGAATCGGGTTCCCTTCCTGGAATTGACGCGGTTACGGCGGAGTAA
- the rimK gene encoding 30S ribosomal protein S6--L-glutamate ligase has translation MNIAVLSRNPNLYSTRRIVEAGKKRGHSMHVLDHTKCVLVLEKGHPHVFYKGEEVKSVQAIIPRIGASVTFYGSAVVRQFEQMHIFSSVESQALVRSRDKLRSLQLLAKAGIDMPKTAFASSPKNIDNVIQQVGGAPCVIKLLEGTQGIGVILAETHNSAKSVIEAFLDVKVNILVQEFIAEAKGADIRAFVVDGQVVGAMRRKGAPGDFRSNLHRGGSAEVINLSAEEKATAIKSVKKLGLAIAGVDMLQSKRGPLVMEVNSSPGLEGIEGATKVDIAGKIIEYVERNEFHPHL, from the coding sequence ATGAATATTGCCGTTCTCTCCCGAAATCCAAACTTGTACAGTACCCGCCGCATTGTGGAAGCAGGAAAAAAGCGTGGACACTCCATGCATGTACTGGATCACACCAAATGTGTTCTCGTTTTGGAAAAAGGACATCCGCATGTTTTCTACAAAGGCGAAGAGGTTAAGAGCGTTCAGGCCATTATTCCCCGCATAGGCGCCTCCGTTACTTTCTATGGTTCTGCGGTGGTGCGTCAATTTGAACAGATGCATATTTTCTCTTCGGTGGAATCCCAGGCCCTGGTCCGTTCGCGTGATAAACTGCGTTCACTGCAGTTGCTTGCCAAGGCCGGTATTGATATGCCCAAAACGGCGTTTGCCTCCAGTCCGAAAAATATTGACAACGTGATTCAGCAGGTAGGCGGCGCACCCTGTGTTATTAAATTGCTGGAAGGAACACAGGGTATCGGAGTGATTCTGGCGGAGACACATAATTCCGCAAAGTCAGTGATCGAAGCATTCCTGGACGTAAAGGTGAATATTCTTGTTCAGGAATTTATCGCCGAAGCGAAAGGGGCCGACATCCGTGCGTTTGTAGTAGATGGCCAGGTAGTAGGCGCCATGCGCCGCAAAGGTGCACCGGGTGATTTCAGAAGTAACCTTCACAGGGGAGGAAGTGCAGAAGTGATTAATCTGAGTGCTGAAGAAAAAGCTACAGCTATTAAATCGGTGAAGAAACTGGGACTGGCGATTGCCGGTGTTGATATGCTTCAGAGTAAACGCGGTCCGTTGGTAATGGAGGTGAATTCATCTCCCGGATTGGAAGGTATTGAGGGCGCCACTAAAGTGGACATCGCGGGAAAGATCATTGAATACGTAGAACGCAACGAATTTCATCCTCATCTCTGA
- a CDS encoding CvpA family protein, giving the protein MNYLDILFVVPLLWGLYKGITRGLIVEAATLAAFFLAVWVAIHFCDWLTGLLSAKFGAVTEYLPLIAFAVLFLGVLVLVFFVAKMAERTAKSGGLSVINKLFGAVFGMLKFALIISLFIFIFEAVERSYPMINLETKQGSLLYEPISKVAPAVIPGLKETEITRYIPVMPDTLRVNVPVTPP; this is encoded by the coding sequence GTGAATTATCTTGATATTCTTTTCGTTGTTCCTCTGCTATGGGGACTTTACAAAGGCATCACCCGCGGGCTGATTGTAGAAGCCGCTACGCTGGCTGCATTCTTTCTCGCGGTTTGGGTAGCAATACATTTCTGCGACTGGCTAACGGGATTGCTCAGCGCGAAATTCGGAGCCGTAACTGAATACCTGCCCCTCATAGCTTTTGCCGTTTTGTTTCTCGGCGTGCTGGTGCTGGTGTTTTTTGTTGCGAAAATGGCGGAACGAACCGCAAAGTCCGGCGGACTCAGTGTGATCAATAAACTCTTTGGAGCTGTATTCGGGATGCTGAAATTCGCACTCATTATTTCCCTTTTCATATTCATTTTTGAAGCAGTTGAGCGCAGTTATCCCATGATAAATCTTGAAACAAAGCAGGGATCACTGCTGTATGAACCCATTTCGAAAGTTGCTCCTGCTGTTATCCCGGGGTTAAAAGAAACAGAGATAACCCGGTATATTCCGGTGATGCCTGATACGCTCCGGGTGAACGTGCCGGTTACTCCGCCGTAA
- a CDS encoding ABC transporter permease: MRRIFKYTFYDGLRSRWTLMYFLFFLLSATGLLGFSGSLSKAIVNLMQITIIITPMVSTVFSVMYYYHSRDFIELLLAQPLKRTDIFLGQFFGMSVSLAAGFFLGVFIPFTVYGLLVSGEVWNFLALILSGVMLTMIYSAVAFCIALLNENRVKGFGLAILFWLYTAVIYDGLILLFFVAFSEYPLETPAVVLTLLNPIDLSRVFILLQLDISALMGYTGAVINSFFGETSGMILSMTAMLAWFLIPLFYFIRRVRRTDF; this comes from the coding sequence TTGAGAAGAATATTTAAATATACCTTTTATGACGGCCTCAGGAGTCGGTGGACCCTGATGTATTTTCTGTTTTTTTTGTTGTCCGCAACCGGACTGCTGGGCTTTTCAGGGAGTTTATCAAAGGCGATTGTGAACCTTATGCAGATTACTATCATCATTACGCCAATGGTGAGTACGGTGTTTTCGGTGATGTATTATTATCATTCAAGAGATTTCATCGAATTGTTGCTGGCGCAACCGCTGAAGAGAACAGATATTTTTCTGGGACAGTTTTTCGGGATGTCAGTTTCACTGGCAGCGGGTTTTTTTCTGGGGGTATTCATACCTTTTACCGTGTACGGGCTGCTGGTTTCGGGGGAGGTATGGAATTTCCTCGCGCTTATCCTCTCCGGTGTGATGCTGACGATGATCTATTCTGCCGTGGCTTTCTGTATTGCCCTGCTGAATGAGAACAGGGTAAAGGGTTTCGGTCTGGCGATTCTGTTCTGGCTGTATACTGCAGTGATCTACGATGGACTGATCCTTTTGTTTTTTGTAGCGTTCAGTGAATACCCGCTGGAAACACCTGCAGTGGTGCTCACCTTACTGAATCCTATTGACCTTTCCAGGGTTTTTATTCTCCTTCAGCTGGATATATCTGCTCTGATGGGTTATACCGGTGCAGTGATCAACAGCTTTTTTGGAGAAACCAGCGGAATGATCCTGTCAATGACTGCCATGCTGGCCTGGTTCCTGATACCTCTGTTCTATTTTATCAGGAGGGTGAGACGAACAGATTTTTAG
- a CDS encoding T9SS type A sorting domain-containing protein: MKILTTLLSCVALSGFSQSFATDYLDIANIKAMFGSSGVLFWNGSTYSFEVPKDSGKHTLFAGNLWMGGIDAQGALHVAAQTYRQMGADYFQGPVMNNSAYSPSQDLLWDKVWKINKSMIDSFKLGLYTNLPPVLQNWPGNGNVSLGQAAQLAPYKDVNGDGIYNPSNGDYPCIKGDQAVYFIFNDDRNNHTESNGQKIKVEVHGMAYAFNDTVYPHLKNTVFLNYRIINRSAQPYYSFYIGMWNDFDIGDSSDDFIGSDVKGNYFFGYNGDNNDGTSIGYGASPPAQGTVFLKGPGADLGDGLDNNHNCLIDEPFEQCMMNYFTYYNNDFSAIGNPTSDTAYYRFTHGIWKDGSNMTYGGNAYGGVTVCSYMFPGSSDQSIGWGTGGSCTNPSVQPPWDETSSGNMPADRRGIGSCGPFTFNAGEELCLDFAFVFARGPNGNLSNITLLSSAVDTIRYFYTTNNLDTCGCYSGPLSVVETDQPIQLRLAPNPAGDLLTIETDHVLSSLLYIYDLQGNILLKKTTETPVTNIDIRHLSPGVYFISIQNSKGTVAKKFIKE, encoded by the coding sequence ATGAAAATCTTAACGACATTGCTTTCGTGCGTAGCTCTAAGCGGCTTTTCACAATCCTTTGCTACCGACTATCTTGATATTGCCAATATTAAGGCCATGTTTGGAAGCTCGGGCGTTCTTTTCTGGAATGGCTCTACCTATTCTTTCGAGGTACCCAAAGACAGCGGGAAGCATACCTTGTTTGCCGGCAATCTCTGGATGGGCGGTATTGATGCACAAGGCGCTCTTCATGTAGCAGCACAAACCTACCGGCAAATGGGCGCTGACTATTTTCAGGGACCAGTAATGAATAATTCAGCCTATTCCCCCTCTCAGGATCTGCTGTGGGATAAAGTATGGAAGATCAATAAAAGTATGATAGATAGTTTTAAGCTGGGATTATATACAAACTTACCTCCGGTGCTGCAAAACTGGCCCGGAAACGGAAATGTTTCTCTCGGTCAGGCTGCTCAACTGGCACCGTACAAAGACGTCAACGGAGATGGAATTTACAATCCTTCCAACGGTGATTACCCCTGCATCAAAGGAGACCAGGCAGTATATTTTATTTTTAATGACGACAGAAATAACCATACCGAAAGTAACGGCCAGAAGATTAAGGTTGAGGTACACGGAATGGCATATGCGTTTAACGATACAGTCTATCCGCATCTGAAAAATACGGTATTTCTAAACTACCGAATCATTAACAGATCCGCTCAGCCTTACTATTCCTTTTATATCGGAATGTGGAATGACTTTGACATAGGAGATTCTTCTGACGACTTCATAGGCAGCGATGTAAAAGGGAATTACTTCTTCGGATATAATGGAGACAATAATGATGGGACCAGTATCGGATACGGGGCGTCGCCACCGGCTCAGGGAACCGTGTTTCTGAAAGGCCCCGGAGCAGATTTAGGTGATGGTCTGGACAACAATCACAACTGCCTCATTGATGAACCATTCGAACAATGTATGATGAACTATTTCACTTACTATAACAATGATTTCTCCGCAATTGGGAATCCAACATCGGATACTGCATACTATCGCTTCACCCACGGGATCTGGAAGGATGGATCGAATATGACCTATGGAGGAAATGCCTACGGGGGCGTCACCGTCTGTTCCTACATGTTTCCGGGAAGTTCCGATCAATCCATCGGCTGGGGAACCGGCGGATCCTGCACGAATCCATCCGTACAGCCTCCCTGGGATGAAACCTCCAGCGGAAACATGCCTGCTGACCGGAGAGGAATTGGCTCCTGCGGGCCCTTTACCTTCAACGCGGGAGAAGAATTATGTCTTGATTTCGCTTTTGTATTTGCCCGAGGTCCCAATGGTAATCTTTCGAACATAACGCTACTTTCTTCGGCCGTTGATACCATTCGCTATTTCTATACAACTAACAACCTTGACACCTGCGGATGCTATAGTGGTCCTCTTTCAGTCGTTGAGACCGACCAGCCCATTCAGTTGCGATTGGCCCCGAATCCTGCCGGTGATCTATTAACAATTGAAACAGATCATGTGCTCTCTTCGCTCCTTTACATTTATGATCTCCAGGGAAATATCCTTTTGAAAAAAACAACAGAGACTCCGGTAACCAATATTGATATCCGCCACCTCTCACCGGGTGTGTATTTCATCAGCATTCAAAACAGCAAAGGCACCGTTGCAAAGAAATTTATCAAAGAATGA
- a CDS encoding FAD-dependent oxidoreductase, which translates to MNGERYLVVGRGLAGTVVGCRLFQEGIDFRVADDPSLSSCSRIAGGIVNPVVLKRLALPQQAGDMLQKAREFYLWCESQFGKTFYNPTPLVKIFGDQRDRAFWEEKRVSELQGFAEEACLRTEHDSGIRTPFGYARVLSGGILDMRGLIECAGEQWRQAGILLECPFRHEEMELISGGVRWKGEEYSGVIFCEGHKGFLNPWFTEAGFAPVKGEILTVHIPGLNLNEVINKGVYIIPKGKDVYKVGATFSWHRLDDEPEEKAKEELLEKLRYLVTREFTVLKHEAGVRPAAVGRTPMLGSHPAHSQLHIFNGLGTKGALISPYYSELFLKYLRGVATLPGETDVRRFF; encoded by the coding sequence ATGAACGGGGAAAGATACTTGGTGGTTGGCAGGGGGCTGGCCGGTACGGTGGTAGGATGCAGGCTGTTTCAGGAAGGCATTGATTTTCGTGTGGCAGATGACCCTTCCTTGAGTTCCTGCTCCCGAATTGCGGGTGGGATTGTCAATCCCGTGGTGCTGAAACGCCTTGCCTTACCTCAGCAGGCCGGCGACATGTTGCAGAAGGCCCGGGAATTCTATTTATGGTGTGAAAGCCAGTTTGGTAAAACTTTTTACAACCCGACACCGCTGGTAAAGATATTTGGCGATCAAAGAGATCGTGCGTTCTGGGAAGAAAAGCGTGTATCGGAACTGCAAGGATTTGCTGAAGAGGCATGTCTCCGAACTGAACATGACTCCGGTATCCGCACTCCATTCGGATATGCACGTGTGTTGTCAGGCGGTATACTTGATATGAGGGGATTGATAGAATGTGCGGGAGAACAGTGGCGACAGGCCGGAATACTTTTAGAATGCCCTTTCCGGCATGAAGAGATGGAATTGATTTCGGGGGGCGTTCGCTGGAAGGGAGAAGAATACAGCGGCGTGATCTTCTGTGAAGGACACAAGGGATTTTTAAATCCTTGGTTTACGGAGGCGGGATTCGCTCCCGTAAAAGGCGAGATACTCACCGTTCATATTCCCGGACTTAACCTGAATGAGGTCATCAATAAGGGGGTATACATTATTCCGAAAGGGAAGGATGTTTATAAAGTGGGCGCTACGTTTTCATGGCACCGTTTGGATGATGAACCGGAGGAAAAGGCGAAGGAAGAATTGCTGGAAAAACTGCGATATCTTGTTACACGTGAGTTCACTGTTCTCAAACACGAAGCCGGTGTACGGCCGGCAGCGGTGGGTCGCACACCTATGCTCGGCTCGCATCCTGCACATTCACAGTTGCACATATTCAATGGCTTGGGAACGAAGGGAGCCTTGATTTCTCCTTATTATTCAGAACTATTTCTGAAATATCTCAGGGGGGTGGCAACATTGCCCGGGGAAACAGATGTCCGTCGTTTTTTCTAA
- a CDS encoding ATP-dependent zinc protease yields the protein MSSERTKQVLGKREYVDFPDLDLFGINAKIDTGAYTTALHCHGVRLKKAGEKELLCFTPLGKGEDAGAREFCVTEFHTKLVRNSFGDSEERYMIKTRIRIGRKTIRALISLSDRSGMRYPVLIGRKLLKKRFLVDVELEHAGRKLKKKKSRL from the coding sequence ATGAGCAGTGAAAGAACAAAGCAGGTACTTGGAAAACGGGAATATGTGGACTTTCCGGACCTGGATCTTTTTGGGATTAACGCCAAAATAGATACCGGGGCCTATACCACGGCCTTGCATTGCCACGGGGTCCGGTTGAAGAAGGCGGGTGAAAAAGAGTTACTATGTTTTACACCCCTGGGCAAAGGTGAGGATGCGGGAGCCCGTGAGTTCTGTGTTACTGAATTTCACACCAAGTTAGTGCGTAACTCTTTCGGCGACAGTGAAGAACGTTACATGATTAAAACACGGATCCGCATCGGCAGAAAAACCATTCGTGCACTGATCTCACTCTCCGACCGGAGCGGGATGCGTTATCCTGTACTCATTGGCCGTAAGCTGTTAAAAAAACGCTTCCTCGTGGACGTAGAACTGGAACACGCGGGGCGTAAACTGAAAAAGAAAAAATCACGGTTATGA
- the thiL gene encoding thiamine-phosphate kinase — protein MLENKNSRTELSALGEFGLIHELSKHVTIKNQSTLKGIGDDCAVLDHGGKKLLLTTDMLLEGIHFDLAYVPLKHLGYKAIAVNVSDICAMNGTPAQVLVALGISNRFSLEAVEELYSGMLLACEKYGVDLAGGDTSASRSGLTIAVTAIGTGEEGKIVYRSGACETDLICVTGDLGGAYMGLQLLEREKSVFLDNPKVQPDLDGNDYILERQLKPEARTDMITLFRERGILPTSMIDISDGLASELLHLCHASGKGCQVYEEKFPLDHLTSERAKEFGLDPTLCALSGGEDYELLFTLPLKQFDFIKNDPNITVIGHVTSQESGCNMVTRGGSLAEITAQGWDAFLRK, from the coding sequence ATGCTTGAAAATAAAAACAGCAGAACCGAATTAAGTGCACTGGGAGAGTTCGGACTCATTCACGAACTCAGCAAACACGTCACAATAAAAAACCAGAGCACGCTCAAGGGTATCGGCGACGATTGCGCGGTGCTGGATCATGGCGGGAAGAAGCTTTTACTCACAACGGACATGCTGCTAGAGGGAATACACTTCGATCTGGCCTATGTTCCGTTAAAACATCTTGGTTATAAGGCCATCGCAGTGAATGTATCCGACATCTGCGCCATGAACGGCACACCAGCCCAGGTGCTCGTGGCACTGGGTATTTCCAACCGTTTCTCACTGGAGGCAGTAGAAGAGCTTTACAGCGGCATGCTGCTGGCCTGCGAAAAATACGGAGTGGATCTGGCCGGCGGTGACACCAGCGCGTCCCGCAGCGGACTCACGATTGCAGTCACTGCGATCGGAACAGGGGAGGAAGGAAAGATCGTTTACCGGAGCGGGGCCTGTGAAACCGACCTGATCTGTGTAACCGGGGATCTTGGTGGCGCGTATATGGGACTGCAACTGCTGGAGCGGGAAAAATCCGTTTTTCTCGATAACCCGAAAGTACAGCCGGATCTGGACGGGAACGATTACATACTTGAACGACAACTGAAACCTGAAGCCAGAACAGACATGATCACTCTGTTCCGTGAGCGGGGTATTCTACCTACTTCCATGATAGATATCTCCGACGGTCTGGCCTCTGAACTACTTCACCTCTGTCATGCCTCAGGGAAAGGTTGCCAGGTATATGAGGAAAAGTTTCCCCTAGATCATCTGACTTCGGAGCGTGCGAAAGAATTCGGACTGGATCCCACTCTTTGCGCGCTCAGCGGCGGTGAGGATTATGAATTACTGTTCACACTCCCTTTAAAACAATTCGACTTTATCAAGAATGATCCCAATATAACAGTCATCGGCCACGTCACTTCACAGGAAAGCGGCTGCAACATGGTTACACGGGGCGGAAGTCTGGCAGAGATTACCGCGCAGGGCTGGGATGCTTTTCTCAGGAAATAA
- a CDS encoding ABC transporter ATP-binding protein, with protein sequence MVEISHVSKRFGKLHVLKDVSFSVEGGKSVAILGPNGSGKTTLIKSILGMVKPDGGGIFVNGEQIAGRWDYRKNIGYLPQVARFPENLTVSELFRMVADLRNSEARGEEITEALKLLPFLSKKLGHLSGGTRQKVNMVMALMFNPDLYIFDEPTAGLDPVSRIIFRDYVLKERDRGKTILLTTHLMNEVEELSQEIIFLLDGKVYYRGSPEELKITQKESTLERAIARMLSARETQNH encoded by the coding sequence ATGGTAGAGATCAGTCATGTCAGCAAACGTTTTGGGAAGCTGCATGTTTTAAAGGATGTCAGTTTCAGTGTGGAAGGAGGGAAATCAGTCGCCATCCTGGGACCAAATGGCTCCGGTAAAACAACGCTGATCAAGTCTATATTGGGAATGGTTAAGCCGGACGGAGGAGGCATTTTTGTTAACGGGGAGCAGATCGCCGGCAGGTGGGATTACAGAAAAAACATTGGTTATTTGCCTCAGGTGGCACGTTTTCCGGAGAATCTGACGGTAAGTGAACTTTTCAGAATGGTGGCGGACCTCAGGAACTCAGAAGCGAGGGGAGAGGAGATCACGGAAGCCTTGAAACTGCTTCCCTTTTTGTCAAAAAAGCTGGGACACTTGTCCGGCGGAACACGTCAGAAGGTAAATATGGTGATGGCGTTAATGTTCAATCCCGACCTGTATATATTTGATGAACCGACAGCCGGACTTGATCCCGTTTCAAGAATCATTTTCAGGGACTATGTTTTGAAGGAGCGTGACAGGGGGAAAACGATATTACTTACTACCCATCTGATGAATGAAGTGGAAGAGCTGTCGCAGGAAATCATCTTTCTGCTGGACGGAAAAGTGTATTACCGTGGTAGTCCGGAAGAGTTAAAGATTACTCAGAAGGAATCTACCCTGGAAAGGGCGATCGCCCGCATGCTGAGCGCCAGAGAAACGCAGAACCATTGA
- a CDS encoding gliding motility lipoprotein GldH, whose amino-acid sequence MTRKLSLLLTVSLLILSSCDPLRVYEENKEIEGDSWKASDKKIFEFRMEDTVSPFNVFINVRHRGDYPYSNLYLFITTHRPDGKMSVDTVECMLQGNEGKWLGDGIGDLYHNRLFFRSGVRFPVKGDYSFTFEQAMRTDELPHITDIGMRVEKMP is encoded by the coding sequence GTGACCAGGAAATTGTCTCTCCTTCTCACTGTTTCCCTGCTGATCCTGAGTTCCTGTGATCCGCTGAGGGTTTATGAAGAAAATAAAGAAATTGAAGGGGATTCATGGAAAGCTTCAGACAAAAAGATTTTTGAATTCCGGATGGAGGATACGGTGAGCCCCTTCAACGTTTTTATCAATGTACGCCATCGCGGCGATTACCCCTACTCCAACCTGTACTTGTTTATTACTACGCACAGACCCGACGGAAAAATGTCTGTTGATACAGTTGAATGTATGTTGCAGGGTAATGAAGGAAAATGGCTGGGAGACGGCATTGGAGATTTGTACCATAATCGTTTGTTTTTTCGCTCCGGTGTGCGTTTCCCTGTAAAAGGAGACTACTCTTTTACCTTTGAGCAGGCGATGCGCACAGATGAACTTCCGCATATTACAGACATCGGCATGCGGGTTGAAAAAATGCCATAG